A part of Lacibacter sp. H407 genomic DNA contains:
- a CDS encoding HAD family hydrolase — protein METFLCSMQSIRSVIFDLGGVLLDIDFKLTEKAFEEIGVTNFHQFFNQFHSNDLFKKLETGMEDELFYRDFRSATGLQLSNEQIRDAWNALLLDFRTESIALLPKLKTKYQLYLLSNTNEIHLQEFQRRYSLLSPQSSFDELFDAAYYSHRIGHRKPNASAFEFVLEKHGLVAAETLFIDDSSNNIEAAQALGLQTVHLLPGMKVEELGLI, from the coding sequence ATGGAAACGTTTCTTTGCAGTATGCAAAGCATCCGTTCTGTAATATTCGATCTTGGCGGCGTATTACTCGATATTGATTTCAAGTTAACCGAAAAGGCATTTGAAGAAATTGGTGTTACAAATTTTCATCAGTTCTTCAACCAGTTTCATAGTAACGATTTATTCAAAAAACTGGAAACGGGAATGGAAGATGAATTGTTTTACCGGGATTTTCGTTCCGCCACCGGATTGCAACTGAGCAATGAACAAATAAGAGACGCCTGGAATGCCTTGCTGCTCGATTTCAGAACGGAGAGTATTGCATTGTTGCCAAAATTGAAAACCAAGTATCAATTATATCTGCTCAGCAATACCAACGAAATTCATTTGCAGGAATTTCAGCGTCGGTATAGTTTACTGTCTCCACAATCTTCATTTGATGAATTGTTTGATGCGGCTTATTATTCGCATCGCATCGGGCATCGCAAACCCAACGCATCGGCTTTCGAATTTGTATTGGAAAAGCATGGGTTGGTTGCTGCAGAAACCCTGTTTATTGATGACAGCAGTAATAATATCGAAGCGGCACAGGCATTGGGGCTGCAAACAGTTCATTTGTTGCCGGGCATGAAGGTGGAGGAATTAGGACTGATTTAG